The stretch of DNA AAGACAGGTCAGACCGGTACTCTCAGAACCTGACAAGAACAGCGGCCAACAAAGGCCAAATCTCTGATGAGGAGAGAGTGCGCGGATTCCATCGGGGCCAGGAAACTAATCAGATTTCCACTCACAGGCCGGATATATGTATGCAATCTGTTCCTTGTTTGCCTCAATTGAAAAACATCCTTGCGAAACGGGATGGGTCCATATATGTTCTTGGGTTCTCCCTGGTTATTGACAATCACAAAGGCGTCTGGGGCCACCTCCAATAATCCGCGAAATTTATTCTCCGCCTCTTTCAGAGGTGTGATATTAATATGGCTTCCAACCATACGTGAAAATTTTACATTTTTGTCTTCTAAGGCAACTCCCCGGCAAATCATCCAAACCAAGGAACCCTTTTTGTGGACAAACCGGATTACGGGATCAAAGGGTTTTCCTTCTTCGGTATGATCTCTCAAAGCTTTTACGATGAAATACGTTGGAATGGTCATCAAAGTGCAAAAACTCAATAACCGGTTTAGACTTTAATTCCTCAATAGGATAACCCAATGTCCCTTCCCAATCCAGAGTAAGTCCTTCAAAATACCCATCAAAATTAATCTGACATCTCAAATCCTGAGAAAGCTCTAAAAAATTTATATTTTTGGGTCTTCGTGAAATCGAGTGGGTAAAAATTGTTAAAAAGTGTTTAAGGTCCATAC from Nitrospiria bacterium encodes:
- a CDS encoding PAS domain-containing protein yields the protein MTIPTYFIVKALRDHTEEGKPFDPVIRFVHKKGSLVWMICRGVALEDKNVKFSRMVGSHINITPLKEAENKFRGLLEVAPDAFVIVNNQGEPKNIYGPIPFRKDVFQLRQTRNRLHTYIRPVSGNLISFLAPMESAHSLLIRDLAFVGRCSCQVLRVPV